From the genome of Sporomusa sphaeroides DSM 2875:
AGACAAGTTTTATATACTCAAGGTTGACATGCAGGGTGTAAGCATAGACGAGGCGCCGGCTGAAATCCTCGGTGGTTGTGGAAACTATGAAGCTATTAAAGTTCTAAATGAAAAATATGGTGCCAAAGCTGGCATCGCGCTGGCAGGTCCGGCTGGTGAATATCGGTTGCCTACCGCTAATATTTCCTTTAAAGATCCTGAAGGCAATATTCGTAGTGCCGGTCGTGGCGGTTTGGGTGCGGTGCTGGGCTCAAAGAAGGTAAAGGCTGTTGTAATTGATGATACCGGCGCACCTGGCGTTACCATCGCGAAACCTGAGGAGTTCAAGGCAGCAGCTAAAGTATTTGCCAAGGCTTTGACGAGTCATCCGGTTACCGGTCAGGCATTGCCGGCGTATGGTACCGATGTATTGATTAATATCATAAATGAAGCCGGCGGTTTGCCTGCTAAGAATTTCACTGCCGGTCGTATCGACTGGAATGACAAAATTTCTGGTGAAACTCTGAATGCCACGATCAGTGAGCGTGGCGGCGAGGGCAAAGTTTCCCACGGTTGCCATACCGGGTGTATTATCCGTTGTTCACAGTGGTATCCGGACAAGAACGGCAAATACATTACCAGTGGTTTTGAGTATGAAACCGTATGGGCCCTGGGTGCTGACGCCGGCATTCAAGATATGGATGACATCGCCTACCTTGACCGTGCTATGGACGATGTCGGTGTAGATTCGATCGACGTTTCCGTTGCCATAGCCACTGCTATTGAAGGAGGTTTACTGCCATGGGGTGACGGCAAGGCTGCCTTGGATGCTGTCAAGCAAATTGCCATTCCCACTCCGCTTGGCCGGATACTTGGTGGCGGTACGGCTATTGTCGGCAAGGTTTGCGGTCTATTCCGCACCCCGGTTGTTAAAGATCAGGCTATCCCGGCATATGATCCGCGGGCTATAAAAGGTATCGGTCTGACATATGCCACTACGCCGATGGGAGCCGATCATACATCTGGTTACTGTATTGCTACCAACATTCTAAAAGTTGGTGGTTATGTGGACCCGCTTGTGAAGGAAGGACAAATTGAACTTTCCCGTAACCTGCAGATTGCCACCGCTGCTGTTGATAGTACAGGTATGTGTCTCTTTATTGCCTTCGCTATTCTGGATATTCCGGAGGGCTTTAACGCGCTGGTTGATATGATTAATGCCCGCTATGATCTATCGCTGACTGCCGACGACGTAACTGCTCTCGGCAAATCAATTCTTAAAGCGGAGAGAGCCTTTAATGCAGCAGCCGGTTTTACAAACGCTCATGACCGTTTGCCTGAATTCTTTGAATATGAGCCATGCCCGCCGCATAATGCTGTCTGGGACTTCGCACCTGAAGAAATCGACGAAGTCTTCAATTTCTAGGAAACTATAAAAAGCCGGGCTTTTAGCCCGGCTTTTTACAACTGATACCCAAAATGGTTCGAACCATTGGATTATGGTGAACCAAACGGTTTAATGTTCTTGTTTTCAAGGAATACCTGCGACAGACAAGCTTAAAATGTTTGCATAACTACGGGAGGATTTTTTATGATATTGGAAGTGCGTTTATATGCTACATTAAGGCGTTATACGCCAGCAAGCCCGAATGGAGTAATAACGGTAGTGGTGCCTGACGGTAGCACGGTGTTGGATGTGGTGAGAAAAATTAACATTGATCCGGCAGAGATTCATCTGATTATGATTAATGGTATTGGATGCGAGTTTGACAAGCCGGTACATGAGGGTGACCGGGTGGGCTTATTTCCGCCAGTGGGTGGCGGTTAGGCGTTCGGCGCAGCATAGAGCGAATACCTGCTAAGAAAAGGGGGAGGGTTGCATGACGATAATTTCTTTGCCGATGAAGGACCCTGTTTATCATGAATGGGAAAAATTCCTAAGTACAGGTAACCCCTATACATGCAAAGCCCGTCAGCAAATTATTGAGTCATGGGCCAGGTGTTATCATGAGGGGATAGATCCTTATGATGATAACATTCACCACTGGTTGGATGATTTGAGCCTTAGTGAGGTTTTAAAAAGAAAGGAAAAACTGATTGAGGCAGCAAAACCCTTTATGTCCAGACTTTATGAATTTTTTAAAGGCTCTGGCTTTATTGTTGTATTAACTGACGAAAATGGCTGTATTCTTGCAATGGTATGTGACGAAGATACCCGGCAGAATCCGATGACGAAATACTTTTATCCCGGGGTTAGCTGGAAGGAAGAAACGGTAGGGACTAATGCCATAGGAACAGTGATCAAGCTGCGAGAGTCGCTTCAGGTATCGGGTGCAGAACATTATTGCAAAAAAATTCATGCTTTTAGCTGCTCGGCGGCCTCAATTTATGATTGTGATGGACAAATTACCGGTGTTCTAAATATATCCTACGCCTTTCATGCGTCGCATTTACATGCATTGGGAATTGTAACGGTTATTGCCGACGCTGTTACTGCCCAGCTAAGCATGAGTCAAAAGAATTGTGAAATCGCATTGATTAACAAAAGGATGGCCAGTTTAAAAAATACCGTTTCTGATGGTGTACTTATTGTTGATAACCATGAGGCAGTAATTGAAATAAATCCTGCAGGCCGGGCTATGCTTGGAAAGCCGGAGCAACATATAATCGGGACAGAACTTAGGCAGTTATTTGATGGTAAGTCAGGGGAGA
Proteins encoded in this window:
- a CDS encoding aldehyde ferredoxin oxidoreductase C-terminal domain-containing protein → MNNFIRVNMTTKEVTMSETPAKYAGLAGRALTSNFVNDEVKPTCHALGKNNKLIFAPGFLSGTYAAQSGRISVGAKSPLTGTIKESNSGGSFSQKMAKMGIKALVIEGMPAEDKFYILKVDMQGVSIDEAPAEILGGCGNYEAIKVLNEKYGAKAGIALAGPAGEYRLPTANISFKDPEGNIRSAGRGGLGAVLGSKKVKAVVIDDTGAPGVTIAKPEEFKAAAKVFAKALTSHPVTGQALPAYGTDVLINIINEAGGLPAKNFTAGRIDWNDKISGETLNATISERGGEGKVSHGCHTGCIIRCSQWYPDKNGKYITSGFEYETVWALGADAGIQDMDDIAYLDRAMDDVGVDSIDVSVAIATAIEGGLLPWGDGKAALDAVKQIAIPTPLGRILGGGTAIVGKVCGLFRTPVVKDQAIPAYDPRAIKGIGLTYATTPMGADHTSGYCIATNILKVGGYVDPLVKEGQIELSRNLQIATAAVDSTGMCLFIAFAILDIPEGFNALVDMINARYDLSLTADDVTALGKSILKAERAFNAAAGFTNAHDRLPEFFEYEPCPPHNAVWDFAPEEIDEVFNF
- a CDS encoding MoaD/ThiS family protein; translated protein: MILEVRLYATLRRYTPASPNGVITVVVPDGSTVLDVVRKINIDPAEIHLIMINGIGCEFDKPVHEGDRVGLFPPVGGG